In Streptomyces sp. NBC_01231, the sequence CGTCTCCAGGTGTTCGAGCGCCCGCGCGCACTCCTGCTCCTCGGTCTCGGCGTAGAAGCGGGAGCGGTACAGGTAGGGCGCCCAGAAGTGCACGACTCCGGCCGTGCCGCTGTCCGACGCCCAGCGGCGCGGGTCGCCGGTGAGGTTCACGGCCTGCTCGGTGCCGCCGTGGTACGAGCGGTACGTCGACAGCACCTTCGCGCGGCCCGTGTGCAGCCGGGCCATGCGCACCGCGTGCTCGACGGCGTCCGCGCCGGCGTTGGTGAAGAAGATCTTGTCCAGGTCGCCAGGCGTCCGCTCGGCGATCAGCCGCGCCGCCTCCGACCGCGCCTCGATCGCGAACGCGGGCGCGAACGTGGCCAGGCTCGCCGCCTGCTCCTGGATCGCGGCGACGACCTTCGGGTGCTGGTAGCCGATGTTCGTGTAGACGAGCCCGCTGGAGAAGTCCAGGTACCGCTTGCCGTCGTAGTCCCAGAAGTACGACCCCTCCGCACCGGCGACGGCGAGCGGGTCGATGAGCTCCTGCGCGGACCAGGAGTGGAACACATGGGCACGGTCCGCGGCCTTCACGCCGGCGCCGACCTCGGGGTTTGGCTGAGGGGTCATGCGCCCGAGAATAGATGTCCGCGATGCGGAAGCGGTATCGGCGTCCTGTCTGCGGTACGGGGCGATCCACGACAGGTTGTCGAAGACCCCTCCCATTGACAGCTTGCTGTCGAAGTGACAGCATGTTGTCATCCGGGGTCGACGGGATGGCCGAGAAGGCCACGACGACCGGGACGGTCCGAGGAGGCAGCCATGAGCCGCAAACCCGTACATCTCGCCGTGTACGACACGCTCGCCGACTGGGAGACGGGACACGCGACGGCGTATCTCGCCCGCGCCGGATACGAGATCCGGACCGCGGGGCCGAGCCGTGAGCCGGTGACCTCGATCGGGGGGCTGCGTATCCAGCCCTCGTGCGCCCTGGACGACGTACGTCCGCAGGACAGCGCCCTGCTGATCCTGCCGGGCGCCGACCTCTGGGACACGTCCGCCGACCTCGCCCCCTTCGCCCGCAAGGCCCGCGCCTTCCTGGACGCCGGCGTGCCCGTGGCCGCGATCTGCGGGGCGACCGCCGGGCTCGCGCGGGAGGGCCTGCTCGACGACCGCGACCACACCGGCGCGGTCTCCTTCTACCTGGCCGCGACCGGATACGCCGGCGGCGAGCGGTACGTGGACGCGGACGCCGTGAGCGACCGCGGCCTGATCACCGCCGGGCCCACCGAGCCCGTCGCCTTCGCCCGGGAGATCTTCCGGCTCCTCGGGGTGTACGAGGGTGAGGTGCTGGACGCCTGGTACCGGCTGTTCCACGACTCCGACGCGCAGGCGTACGCCGTACTGGAGAAGGCGGCCGCCCGATGAGCCGTGAGCGTCAGGACCTGCTCAGTCGCAGCGCACTCGGGGTGTTCCGGCTGAACGGCCAGTTCCTCACCGTCGCCGAGGAGCTGGCGAGGCCCGCCGGTCTGACCGCCGCCTGGTGGCAGGTGCTCGGCGCGGTGCTGCGTGAGCCGCTGTCCGTCGCCGGGATCGCCCGGGCCATGGGCATCACCCGGCAGAGCGTGCAGCGCGTCGCCGATCTGCTGGTGGAGCGGGGACTGGCCGAGTACCGGCCCAACCCCGCCCACCGCCGCGCCAAGCTGCTGGCACCCACCGAGGAGGGACGGGCGGCCGTCGCCCGCGTCGGCCCCGGGCACGCGGCCTTCGCCGACCGGCTGGCCGAGGCGTACGGCGACGAGGCCGAACTCGCGGACGCCGTACGGATGCTGGAACGGCTGTCCAAGGTGCTCGAACAGATGGGCTCGCCTGTTACGGAACCGTAGACAACGCCCAGCTCATCGCGGGGTGGGGCCGCACTATCCTCGATCTGTTGCTCACGTGCGGGGCGGGGGAAGGCGGCGCAACGATGGAGAATCTGGGGACCGGGGATCCACAACGGATCGGCGCGTACCGGTTGTTGGCGCGGCTCGGTGCCGGCGGGATGGGACAGGTGTACCTCGCCAGGTCCGACCGCGGGCGGACGGTCGCCGTCAAACTCGTTCGGGAGGAACTGGCCGCGCAGGACGAGTTCCGGGCGCGGTTCCGGCAGGAGGTGCAGGCCGCGCGGCAGGTCGGCGGGTACTGGACGGCGCCCGTGCTGGACGCGGACACCGAGGCCGCGGTGCCGTGGGTCGCCACGGGGTACGTCGCCGGGCCCAGCCTCCAGCAGATCGTCGGCCACGACCACGGCGCCCTGCCCGAACGCACGGTCCGTATCCTCGCGGCCGGGCTCGCCCACGCGCTGGGGGACATCCACGCGGCCGGGATCGTCCACCGCGACCTCAAGCCGTCCAACGTGCTGATCACGATCGACGGTCCGAGGGTCATCGACTTCGGTATCGCGCGGGCCTTGGAGACGGTCACCGACGGCGGGCTCACCCGCACCGGCGCGCTCGTCGGCTCGCCCGGCTTCATGGCCCCGGAACAGGTGCGGGGCGACCGGATCACCCCGGCCTGCGACGTGTTCTGCCTCGGTTCGGTCCTCGCCTACGCCGCCACCGGCAAACTCCCCTTCGGTACGGCCAACAGCGGGGTCCACGCCCTGATGTTCCGCATCGCGCAGGAGGACCCCGACCTGACGGGCGTCCCCGAGGGCATCGCCGACCTCGTCCGCGACTGCCTGCGCAAGGACCCGGGGACGCGCCCGACACTGGCCCAGGTCCTGGATCGCACGGGCGCGGAGGACACCGTCGCGGGCGGCCGGTCGAAGGACCCATGGCTGCCGAGTGCGCTGGTCGCCCAACTGGGGCGGCACGCGGTGCGGTTGCTGGATACGGAGGACCCGGAGGGGGCGGAGGGGAGTGCCGGTGCCGGTTCCGGTTCCGCTGCGAGGCCGGGTTCGGCTCCGGACGCCGAGGTGCCACCCGAGCACGGCGTCGCCGCCGACTCCTCTCCGTCCGCTCCGTCCGCGCCCGCGAACCAGCCTCCGATTCCGCATCAGGACCCGGCCTCCGCTCCCGCCCCCGTCGCACAGGCGGGTCCGCCCGTGCCGGGGCAGCCGGGCGACGGGGCGCGGACGGACCAACGGATGGAC encodes:
- a CDS encoding glutamine amidotransferase encodes the protein MSRKPVHLAVYDTLADWETGHATAYLARAGYEIRTAGPSREPVTSIGGLRIQPSCALDDVRPQDSALLILPGADLWDTSADLAPFARKARAFLDAGVPVAAICGATAGLAREGLLDDRDHTGAVSFYLAATGYAGGERYVDADAVSDRGLITAGPTEPVAFAREIFRLLGVYEGEVLDAWYRLFHDSDAQAYAVLEKAAAR
- a CDS encoding MarR family transcriptional regulator: MSRERQDLLSRSALGVFRLNGQFLTVAEELARPAGLTAAWWQVLGAVLREPLSVAGIARAMGITRQSVQRVADLLVERGLAEYRPNPAHRRAKLLAPTEEGRAAVARVGPGHAAFADRLAEAYGDEAELADAVRMLERLSKVLEQMGSPVTEP
- a CDS encoding protein kinase, coding for MENLGTGDPQRIGAYRLLARLGAGGMGQVYLARSDRGRTVAVKLVREELAAQDEFRARFRQEVQAARQVGGYWTAPVLDADTEAAVPWVATGYVAGPSLQQIVGHDHGALPERTVRILAAGLAHALGDIHAAGIVHRDLKPSNVLITIDGPRVIDFGIARALETVTDGGLTRTGALVGSPGFMAPEQVRGDRITPACDVFCLGSVLAYAATGKLPFGTANSGVHALMFRIAQEDPDLTGVPEGIADLVRDCLRKDPGTRPTLAQVLDRTGAEDTVAGGRSKDPWLPSALVAQLGRHAVRLLDTEDPEGAEGSAGAGSGSAARPGSAPDAEVPPEHGVAADSSPSAPSAPANQPPIPHQDPASAPAPVAQAGPPVPGQPGDGARTDQRMDHLPTAVGGRNGQPPPPGSPAGPAGPNAAPGSAPAHPGYGYPQQHPQPSAYGYPHQPGAPGAWAGGPGTPGATPPYHQYGGLGQTPPYGAPPTAHTPPYGPAAPQDPRSTSRSTAVLVLVALVVALAAGGSVYALMNGAGDDQAGGTTGPSATAPTSPGGQATTGQPAPGPSQPATSAPASDGTIPAGYLGTWAATIENADGLHTREMTLQQGGTGDTVLSLVADGPTANGSYHCVFQADLVEAPGAGGPLRIGPSTVTTGEPRSSCSAGAASEISLLTDGTLQRTNAGTDKKLTYTRQ